From a single Gammaproteobacteria bacterium genomic region:
- a CDS encoding carbohydrate-binding family 9-like protein, translating into MPSALIRAVVLACAGATVAGGSLEAHAQLAGDARLYEAPRAPAAPVIDGDLDEEAWRAAPWTESFVDIRGESWPIPQWATRARLTWDERYLYVGAELEEPHLWATLTERDAIIYRDHDFEVFLDPDGDGLAYYELEINALGTEFDLFLDKPYRAGGSAHIAWDMEGLRTAVALDGTLNDPSDEDRGWTVEIAIPWSALRPPDGVAAGPEAVPDNSRQGGGRAAPDSGNREPGMAPNPGDEWRVNFSRVQWPLIIEDGGYRKAREPVDWSDHPEDNWVWAPQGEIDMHIPEKWGVVRFVEGVPE; encoded by the coding sequence TTGCCAAGCGCACTCATCCGGGCCGTGGTACTGGCGTGTGCCGGTGCCACGGTCGCGGGTGGGTCGCTGGAGGCTCATGCCCAGCTTGCCGGTGACGCGCGTCTGTATGAAGCGCCCAGAGCCCCGGCTGCCCCGGTCATCGACGGCGATCTGGACGAGGAAGCGTGGCGGGCGGCGCCCTGGACCGAGTCCTTCGTCGATATCCGCGGAGAGAGTTGGCCGATTCCGCAGTGGGCCACCCGCGCCAGGCTCACATGGGACGAGCGCTACCTGTATGTCGGCGCGGAACTCGAGGAGCCGCACCTCTGGGCGACGCTCACGGAGCGGGACGCGATCATCTATCGCGACCACGACTTCGAGGTTTTCCTCGATCCCGATGGCGACGGCCTGGCGTATTACGAGCTGGAGATCAATGCGCTCGGAACCGAGTTCGACCTCTTCCTGGACAAGCCCTACCGCGCAGGGGGCAGCGCGCACATCGCGTGGGACATGGAGGGGCTGCGCACGGCAGTGGCGCTGGACGGTACGCTCAACGACCCGTCGGATGAGGACCGGGGCTGGACCGTGGAGATCGCGATTCCGTGGTCGGCGCTCCGGCCCCCGGACGGGGTAGCGGCCGGCCCGGAAGCGGTGCCCGACAATTCACGGCAAGGCGGCGGGCGCGCGGCGCCGGATTCCGGGAATCGCGAGCCGGGGATGGCCCCGAATCCCGGCGACGAATGGCGCGTCAACTTCTCCCGTGTTCAGTGGCCGCTCATCATCGAGGACGGGGGCTACCGCAAAGCGCGCGAGCCCGTCGACTGGAGCGATCATCCCGAAGACAACTGGGTCTGGGCTCCCCAGGGAGAGATCGACATGCACATCCCGGAGAAGTGGGGCGTGGTGCGCTTCGTAGAGGGTGTCCCGGAATGA
- a CDS encoding class I SAM-dependent methyltransferase, with protein sequence MSHSVRRHLRVEVDAYDEIIRRFIPGYETLVDAAARAVAAVRPGLVLDLGAGTGALSEAILQHDAVGTVELVDVDAEMLDQARVRLERFGSRARFREQSFLDQFPACDAVGASLALHHIPEMRDKGALYRRIHASLRPGGVFVNADAVMPSDPAGREAGYAFWAAHMVSRGIPEERAYQHFAEWAEEDTYQPIEQELAAMAAGGFTAGIAWHEGPMAVLVGHRT encoded by the coding sequence ATGTCGCACTCCGTTCGCCGTCACCTGCGCGTCGAAGTCGATGCGTACGACGAGATCATCCGCCGCTTCATTCCGGGCTACGAGACGTTGGTGGATGCCGCCGCACGCGCGGTCGCGGCCGTGCGTCCCGGCCTGGTCCTCGACCTCGGGGCCGGCACGGGCGCTCTTTCCGAGGCGATTCTCCAGCACGATGCAGTCGGCACCGTCGAGCTTGTCGACGTGGATGCGGAGATGCTCGACCAGGCGCGGGTCAGGCTGGAGCGCTTCGGGAGCCGCGCGCGCTTCCGCGAGCAGTCCTTCCTGGATCAGTTTCCGGCGTGCGACGCGGTGGGCGCCTCGCTCGCCCTCCATCACATTCCCGAGATGCGGGACAAGGGTGCCCTCTACCGGCGCATCCATGCATCCCTGCGCCCCGGAGGCGTTTTCGTAAACGCGGATGCCGTGATGCCCTCCGACCCTGCGGGGCGGGAGGCGGGGTACGCATTCTGGGCCGCGCACATGGTCTCGCGGGGCATCCCCGAGGAACGGGCGTATCAGCATTTTGCGGAGTGGGCGGAAGAAGACACCTACCAGCCGATCGAGCAGGAGCTGGCGGCGATGGCGGCAGGGGGCTTCACGGCCGGGATCGCGTGGCACGAGGGGCCGATGGCGGTTCTGGTGGGTCACAGGACGTAG